CGCCCATGAAGGACGGGCAGCGCGTCGGCGTGGTCTCCGTCGTCCCGACCACGTCCCCGCAGTCGGCGGCCACCTCGGACCTGATCGACCGCCTGCGGGCCGATGTGATCCCGCGGGCCGAGCAGGGCACGTCGATGAAGGTCTACGTGGGCGGCCCCACCGCGAGCAACGACGACTTCGCGTCCGTGCTGATGGGCAAGCTCCCGCTGTTCGTGCTGGTGATCGCCGCGCTCGGCTTCCTCCTGCTGACCGTCGCCTTCCGCAGCCTGCTCATCCCGGCCGTGGGGGCCGTACTGAACCTCCTCAGCATCGGGGTGGCGTTCGGCGCGATCGTCGTCGTCTTCCAGTACGGCCACGGCGCCTCGCTCCTCGGGCTCGGGGCCGCCGGACCGATCGAGTCGTTCGTGCCGATCCTGGTCGTCGGCATCATGTTCGGACTGTCCATGGACTACCAGGTCTTCCTGGTCAGCCGGATGCGCGAGGAGTGGGCCCGCACCGGGGACAGCCACCGCGCGGTGCGGGTCGGGCAGGCCGAGACGGGCAAGGTGATCGCGGTCGCCGCCGCCATCATGTTCTGCGTCTTCGGTTCCTTCGTGTTCGGCGGCATGCGGGTGATCTCCGAGTTCGGCGTGAGCCTCGCCGTCGCCGTCGCCCTCGACGCGCTGCTGATCCGCATGGTCGTCGTCCCCGCCCTCATGCACCTGTGCGGCCGGGCCAACTGGTGGCTGCCCCGGCGTCTGGACCGGGCCCTGCCGAACGTCTCGGTGGAAGGCCCCGGGCACCGGCCGCACCCGCTGCCGCACCCGGTCCCCGAGCGCCGGACCGCGGCCCCGACCGGCTGATCCCCGCCCGCCCCGCTCGTACATTGAGGACATGCAGGTGACCGTGGTGAGGCAGTGGCTGGGTCGGCACGAGCGGGTGCGGGACGCGGTGCCCGCGGCCGTGGTGGTCTTCGTCGCGGTGGCCGCCACGGCCGCCGGGCCCTCCGGATGGCACGCGCCCCGGGTCGGGGCGGTGGCCTGGACGGCGCTGGCCTGCGTGCCCCTCGTCTTCCGCAGTCGGTGGCCGCTGCCCGTCGCCCTGCTCACCCTGGCCGTCGACCTGACCGGCATGACGCTGTACCCGGACAGCGTCGGGACACCCGCGGCGTGCCTCGTCGCCCTGTACACGCTGGCCACCCGCAGCACCCGGCGGACGGCCTGGCTCACCGGCCTCACCGCCTCCGTCGCGATCGCCGGGGTCTACGCCGCAGCCCACCACGAACCGCTCCTGGTGGGAACCAGCCTGCTGCGGTTCGACTTCGCGATCGCGGCCACCGCCCTGGGCGATGCCGTCCGCAGCCGCCGCCGGCATCTCGCCGAGGCCGAGGCACGCGCGGAGAACGCCGAGCGCACCCGGGACCAGGAGGCCCGGCGCCGGGTCACCGAGGAACGCGTACGCATCGCCCGCGAACTCCACGACGTCGTCGCCCACCACATCACCCTGGTCAACGCCCAGGCGGGAGTCGCCCACCACCTGATGCGCACCGATCCGGCCCGGGCGCACCAGGCACTGGCCCACATCAAGGACAACAGCCGGACCGCGCTCGACGAACTGCGGGCCACCGTCGGCCTGTTGCGCCAGTCCGACGACGCTCCCGACTCCCGGGCCCCGCTCCCCCGGCTGACCGACCTCGACACGCTGATCGGCGGTGTCCGCGGTGGCGGCCTCGACGTGACGGTGACCCGCCTCGGCACCCCCCGTCCCCTCGCGCCCTCCATCGAACTCACGGCGTACCGCATCGTCCAGGAAGCGCTCACCAACGCCCACAAGCACTCCCGCGGGGCGCACGCCGAGGTGACGCTGGACTACGGGGCGAGCGCCCTGCACGTCACCGTCACCGACGACGGCCCACCGCACCCGGCCGGGGGACCCGGCACCGGACACGGCCTGATCGGCATGCGCGAGCGCGCCACCGCGGTCGGCGGCACGGTGACCACGGGACCGCGCCCCGAGGGCGGCTTCCGGGTCGCCGCAGAACTGCCGCTCTCCCTCACCCCCGCAGCCTTGTGACCGAGCCCGGGAAGTCAGACCCTCACCGCACGCCGGTGACCGACCCGAGAAGCCGGACCCCCGGGGCAGCCCGGTGACCGACCCCGAGAAGCCGGA
Above is a window of Streptomyces griseorubiginosus DNA encoding:
- a CDS encoding sensor histidine kinase, with amino-acid sequence MQVTVVRQWLGRHERVRDAVPAAVVVFVAVAATAAGPSGWHAPRVGAVAWTALACVPLVFRSRWPLPVALLTLAVDLTGMTLYPDSVGTPAACLVALYTLATRSTRRTAWLTGLTASVAIAGVYAAAHHEPLLVGTSLLRFDFAIAATALGDAVRSRRRHLAEAEARAENAERTRDQEARRRVTEERVRIARELHDVVAHHITLVNAQAGVAHHLMRTDPARAHQALAHIKDNSRTALDELRATVGLLRQSDDAPDSRAPLPRLTDLDTLIGGVRGGGLDVTVTRLGTPRPLAPSIELTAYRIVQEALTNAHKHSRGAHAEVTLDYGASALHVTVTDDGPPHPAGGPGTGHGLIGMRERATAVGGTVTTGPRPEGGFRVAAELPLSLTPAAL